In Oryza sativa Japonica Group chromosome 2, ASM3414082v1, the following are encoded in one genomic region:
- the LOC4330027 gene encoding transcription factor MYB30-like, producing MGRAPCCEKMGLKRGPWTAEEDRILVAHIERHGHSNWRALPRQAGLLRCGKSCRLRWINYLRPDIKRGNFTREEEDAIIHLHDLLGNRWSAIAARLPGRTDNEIKNVWHTHLKKRLEPKPSSGREAAAPKRKATKKAAAVAVAIDVPTTVPVSPEQSLSTTTTSAATTEEYSYSMASSADHNTTDSFTSEEEFQIDDSFWSETLAMTVDSTDSGMEMSGGDPLGAGGASPSSSNDDDMDDFWLKLFIQAGGMQNLPQI from the exons ATGGGGAGGGCGCCGTGCTGCGAGAAGATGGGGCTGAAGAGGGGGCCgtggacggcggaggaggacagGATCCTGGTGGCGCACATCGAGCGGCACGGGCACAGCAACTGGCGCGCGCTGCCGAGGCaggccggccttctccgctgCGGCAAGAGCTGCCGCCTCCGGTGGATCAACTACCTCCGCCCCGACATCAAGCGCGGCAACTTCacccgcgaggaggaggacgccatcATCCACCTCCACGACCTTCTCGGCAACCG ATGGTCCGCGATTGCAGCGAGGCTGCCGGGGAGGACGGACAACGAGATCAAGAATGTGTGGCACACTCACCTCAAGAAGCGGCTGGAGCCGAAGCCGTCGTCCGGCCGGGAAGCCGCCGCGCCCAAGCGAAAGGCGACCAAGAaggctgcggcggtggcggtggcgatcgACGTTCCGACCACCGTGCCGGTGTCGCCGGAGCAGTCGCTCTCGACCACGACGACgtcggccgccaccaccgaggAGTACTCGTACTCGATGGCCTCCTCCGCGGATCACAACACCACGGACAGTTTCACCTCGGAGGAGGAGTTCCAGATCGACGACAGCTTCTGGTCGGAGACGCTGGCAATGACGGTGGACAGCACCGACTCCGGGATGGAGATGAGCGGCGGCGatcctctcggcgcgggcggtgcctcgccgtcgtcgagcaacgacgacgacatggacgACTTCTGGCTCAAGCTGTTCATCCAGGCCGGTGGCATGCAGAATTTGCCCCAGATTTAA
- the LOC107276382 gene encoding putative wall-associated receptor kinase-like 16 yields MLLPLMAVLIASAWPAAASTTTAAAQPAAACQRRCGDVDIPYPFGIGRGCYLYTGEGDVTFGLTCNRTADGSYRPFCWEYEVLDVSLRRGQARVRNDINRWCYNATTRSMDAESTWWWDVSDSWFHVSDEGNRLVVVGCNSLAYVTSVNETEYMTGCMATCPSVGRLENGSCSGMGCCEAAIPRGINSYVVGFEEKFNTTSGAVGRCSYAVVVEAASFEFRTTYVTTGDFVESTGGKVPLVLDWVVGKKTCREARRNATGYMCVSRDSECVDSRNGPGYLCNCSAGFEGNPYLLDGCQDINECEDSRFKYPCSVPGTCINTPGGFRCSCPDKTTGNAYFGTCEAKKSQLGVHIAIGVSIGIALLVIIMSSAYMIQQKRRLATVKRRYFNQHGGLLLFEEMKSNQGLSFTVFTKDELEEATNKFDERNVLGKGGNGTVYRGTLKDGRVVAIKRCKLINERQKKEFGKEMLILSQINHRNIVKLHGCCLEVEVPMLVYEFIPNGTLYQLIHGGRHGSRISFAARLKIAHEAAEALAYLHSWASPPIIHGDVKSPNMLIDENYTVKVSDFGASTLAPTDEAQFVTLVQGTCGYLDPEYMQTCKLTDKSDVYSFGVVLLELLTCRKALNLQALEEEKNLSSHFLLALSENRLEGILDSQIQSEQSIELIEQMADLAKQCLDMSSEKRPSMRQVAEELDRLRKLAEHPWGRHESEELEKLLVRGSPSTFSEIELSNGYVSLTDSAYLGIQSPR; encoded by the exons ATGCTTCTTCCGTTGATGGCCGTGCTGATCGCCTCGGCATGGCCGGCGGCAgcatcgacgacgacggctgctgCACAGCCAGCCGCCGCGTGCCAGCGCCGGTGCGGCGACGTGGACATCCCCTACCCGTTCGGCATCGGCCGCGGCTGCTACCTCTACACCGGCGAGGGCGACGTCACCTTCGGGCTCACCTGCAACCGCACCGCCGACGGCAGCTACCGCCCCTTCTGCTGGGAGTACGAGGTCCTGGACGTCTCCCTCCGCCGCGGGCAGGCGCGCGTCCGCAACGACATCAACCGGTGGTGCTACAACGCCACGACCCGGTCGATGGACGCGGAGAGCACGTGGTGGTGGGACGTCTCCGACTCGTGGTTCCATGTCTCCGACGAGGGCaaccgcctcgtcgtcgtcgggtgcAACTCGCTCGCGTACGTGACGTCGGTGAACGAGACGGAGTACATGACCGGGTGCATGGCCACCTGCCCCAGCGTGGGGCGGCTGGAGAACGGGTCGTGCTCCGGCATGGGCTGCTGCGAGGCGGCCATCCCGAGGGGGATCAACTCCTACGTCGTGGGGTTCGAGGAGAAGTTCAACACCACCTCCGGCGCCGTCGGCCGGTGCAGCTACGCCGTGGTGGTCGAGGCCGCCTCCTTCGAGTTCAGGACGACGTACGTCACCACCGGCGACTTCGTGGAGTCCACCGGCGGCAAGGTGCCCCTGGTGCTCGACTGGGTGGTCGGCAAGAAGACGTGCCGGGAGGCGAGGCGGAACGCCACGGGCTACATGTGCGTCAGCCGCGACAGCGAGTGCGTCGATTCGAGGAACGGCCCGGGCTACCTCTGCAACTGCTCCGCCGGCTTTGAAGGAAACCCTTACCTCCTCGACGGATGCCAAG ACATTAACGAGTGTGAGGACAGCAGATTCAAGTACCCGTGCTCTGTTCCTGGTACCTGCATTAACACTCCAGGTGGATTCAGATGTTCTTGTCCTGATAAAACAACGGGCAACGCTTATTTTGGCACATGCGAGGCCAAGAAATCTCAGCTCGGAGTTCACATCGCAATTG GTGTTAGCATTGGCATAGCTCTACTAGTAATCATCATGTCTTCTGCTTACATGATCCAGCAAAAGAGGAGGCTTGCCACTGTAAAAAGGAGGTACTTTAACCAGCATGGTGGTCTGTTGCTATTCGAAGAAATGAAGTCAAATCAGGGACTATCCTTCACAGTGTTTACCAAGGACGAGCTAGAAGAAGCAACAAACAAATTTGATGAGCGAAATGTGCTCGGGAAGGGAGGCAATGGCACTGTCTACAGGGGTACTCTGAAAGACGGTAGAGTGGTTGCGATCAAGAGGTGCAAGCTAATCAACGAGAGGCAGAAGAAGGAGTTCGGCAAGGAAATGCTCATTCTGTCCCAGATCAACCACAGGAACATCGTCAAGCTCCATGGATGCTGCCTAGAGGTGGAGGTCCCCATGCTTGTCTACGAGTTCATCCCGAATGGCACCTTGTACCAACTTATCCATGGCGGGCGACACGGGTCGCGCATTTCCTTCGCGGCGCGTCTGAAGATCGCGCACGAGGCAGCCGAAGCGCTTGCTTACCTGCACTCGTGGGCTTCACCCCCAATCATCCATGGAGACGTGAAATCGCCCAACATGCTCATCGACGAGAACTACACAGTGAAGGTTTCAGACTTTGGTGCTTCCACGCTGGCTCCGACAGATGAAGCTCAGTTCGTCACACTTGTTCAGGGGACCTGCGGTTACCTCGATCCAGAGTACATGCAGACATGCAAACTGACGGATAAGAGTGAtgtgtacagcttcggcgtcgTTCTACTAGAGCTGCTCACGTGTCGAAAGGCACTGAACCTTCAGGCCctcgaggaggagaagaatcTCTCGTCACATTTCCTTCTAGCTCTAAGTGAGAACAGGCTCGAGGGGATACTGGACTCACAGATACAAAGCGAACAGAGCATTGAACTGATTGAACAAATGGCAGATCTAGCGAAGCAGTGCCTGGATATGTCCAGTGAGAAGAGACCCTCGATGCGTCAGGTTGCAGAGGAGCTTGACAGGCTAAGGAAGCTAGCAGAGCATCCTTGGGGACGGCATGAAAGTGAGGAGCTGGAGAAATTGCTTGTTAGAGGATCGCCAAGCACGTTCTCTGAAATAGAACTTAGCAATGGGTATGTCAGCTTGACTGACTCAGCGTATTTAGGAATCCAATCTCCACGGTGA